From a region of the Paenibacillus lutimineralis genome:
- a CDS encoding ABC transporter substrate-binding protein, with product MRHKGKKSFSIILGTVLAISLMLSGCGKSGDGNAASGTNNSGNTKSDKQVTIKYYNWDNDAQAVGTDAMLKEFMEQNPDIKVEHVVLVPGDSVEMEKKLDFLISSGESIDVVQLASLGSAVERAGRGAFAPLNEFYDKEGVNPDDEYWVNAKVDGKNYGMQYTKSINYIMMNKDALDEAGLEVPKYGWTWDDFREYAKKLTKGEGVDKRYGTYFHTWELYMNAPAQTMMKDPFVYNDGTTILSDPSYKYFFQLRKDMETVDKTSKPYSDILAAKLNYRTEFFNEEAAMILTGNFTIADPGNTEQYPHTFKTAFAPVPVPPAGAEPKGYEGKYFTSGSQIVMGATSKHKEESYKLMRFMTTADSPSRPEFSGYKKANNEEIMNKLVAGHEDMYDMDSLKYSLFSDDIQFLGASEKMTKANAEISKVINDGFSKFMLSNEPLDDVLKWMVDEATKYINEKGFVE from the coding sequence ATGAGACACAAGGGTAAAAAGAGCTTTTCTATCATTCTCGGTACCGTTCTTGCCATCAGCTTGATGTTAAGCGGATGCGGAAAATCCGGTGACGGAAATGCTGCATCAGGCACGAATAATTCCGGGAATACAAAATCCGACAAACAAGTTACGATCAAGTATTACAACTGGGATAACGATGCACAAGCAGTTGGAACAGATGCAATGCTGAAGGAATTTATGGAACAGAATCCGGACATTAAGGTTGAGCATGTCGTTCTTGTACCTGGTGATTCCGTTGAAATGGAGAAGAAGCTCGACTTTCTGATCTCCTCTGGAGAATCCATTGACGTAGTACAATTAGCAAGCTTGGGCTCTGCTGTTGAACGTGCGGGCCGCGGAGCGTTCGCACCTTTGAATGAGTTCTATGATAAGGAAGGCGTCAACCCTGATGATGAGTACTGGGTTAATGCTAAGGTTGATGGCAAGAACTATGGTATGCAATATACCAAGAGCATCAACTACATTATGATGAACAAGGATGCCTTGGATGAAGCTGGTCTTGAAGTTCCTAAATACGGATGGACTTGGGATGACTTCCGCGAATATGCGAAGAAGCTGACAAAAGGCGAAGGCGTTGATAAACGTTACGGTACTTACTTCCATACTTGGGAGCTTTACATGAACGCTCCTGCTCAGACGATGATGAAGGACCCGTTCGTGTATAATGACGGTACGACGATCCTGTCTGATCCATCGTATAAATATTTCTTCCAATTGCGTAAAGACATGGAGACTGTAGATAAGACATCTAAGCCTTATTCAGACATTCTCGCAGCGAAGCTGAACTACCGCACCGAGTTCTTCAACGAAGAAGCGGCTATGATTTTGACAGGTAACTTTACGATTGCTGATCCAGGTAATACTGAGCAATATCCACATACTTTCAAGACTGCATTTGCACCGGTACCAGTACCTCCGGCAGGAGCTGAACCTAAAGGTTATGAAGGCAAATACTTCACTAGTGGTTCGCAAATTGTAATGGGTGCTACTTCCAAGCACAAAGAAGAGTCCTATAAGCTGATGAGATTTATGACTACAGCAGATTCACCAAGCAGACCAGAATTCTCCGGCTATAAGAAAGCGAACAACGAAGAAATAATGAACAAGCTGGTTGCTGGTCATGAAGATATGTATGACATGGATTCACTCAAATACTCTTTGTTTAGCGATGATATTCAGTTCCTTGGCGCTTCTGAAAAGATGACTAAAGCTAACGCGGAAATTTCGAAAGTTATCAATGATGGCTTCAGTAAATTTATGCTTAGCAATGAGCCGCTTGATGATGTATTGAAGTGGATGGTAGATGAAGCGACGAAGTACATCAATGAGAAAGGCTTCGTTGAATAA
- a CDS encoding carbohydrate ABC transporter permease: MQLIRKNISKAIVTVFMGALSIVFLIPLVWMVSAAFKYEKDVMRFPIQWIPEKINVAYNFKTVWMGKVPFYEFYFNSFKIAIITTIITLIISSMSAYALTKINFKGRNLVFMALLSFMIIPDQATLIPRFLLIRWFGLYNTHAAIIFMSMFSIYFTFLLRQFMIGVSDEFIEAARIDGAGHVRIFSSIMVPLCKPVLATVAIIKFIWTWNDYQNPLIFLLDKDLYTIPLGMTLFRDDFTNNYAIMMTAAVSAIIPLLIVFIALQKQVINGIALGGVKG; this comes from the coding sequence ATGCAGCTAATTAGAAAAAACATATCAAAAGCGATAGTCACCGTCTTCATGGGTGCTCTGTCCATCGTATTCCTAATACCTCTCGTCTGGATGGTATCAGCAGCGTTCAAATACGAGAAAGATGTTATGCGCTTCCCGATTCAATGGATTCCCGAGAAGATCAATGTAGCGTATAATTTTAAGACAGTCTGGATGGGGAAGGTTCCCTTCTATGAATTTTATTTCAACTCATTCAAGATAGCTATTATTACAACTATCATTACGCTGATTATCTCATCGATGTCGGCTTACGCGTTGACAAAAATCAATTTTAAAGGACGGAATCTCGTATTTATGGCACTTTTGTCCTTTATGATTATTCCTGATCAAGCGACTTTGATTCCGCGCTTCTTGCTGATTCGCTGGTTCGGTCTCTATAACACACATGCAGCGATTATATTTATGAGCATGTTCTCGATCTACTTTACATTCCTGTTGCGGCAATTTATGATTGGCGTCAGTGATGAGTTTATTGAAGCAGCAAGAATCGATGGGGCAGGGCATGTAAGAATCTTCTCATCCATTATGGTGCCGCTCTGTAAGCCGGTACTGGCAACGGTAGCTATTATCAAATTCATCTGGACCTGGAATGACTATCAGAATCCGCTCATCTTCTTACTGGACAAGGATCTGTACACTATTCCACTCGGAATGACACTGTTCCGTGATGACTTCACGAACAACTATGCGATTATGATGACAGCAGCTGTATCGGCGATTATCCCGCTGCTGATCGTGTTCATCGCTCTGCAGAAACAGGTTATTAACGGGATTGCACTTGGGGGCGTGAAAGGCTGA
- a CDS encoding carbohydrate ABC transporter permease, whose amino-acid sequence MEAVKQPVPDIQREPRKKFWTPHRKEAMIGWLFLTPEIVGMLFLNVFALGFSLYLSLSKWDLLSGVKGIEFTGFDNYVKMFHDPTIIQAVKNNVIYMILTVPIPIAIALVLAVLIHNSVFFKDYFKVAFFIPYISSIIAVAAVWSALFHPSLGPINQFLMDIGISNPPKWLVDPKTSLLSIAIISSWASLGYTIIIYMAGLTNISNEIYEAAEIDGAGPMKKFFAITVPMLRPTTFFLLITMLIGSFKVFDVIAYLTEGGPNNSSMVLVYRIYEEGFKYHNMGYASAISWLLFAIIGIITALTWKMRNED is encoded by the coding sequence GTGGAGGCAGTCAAACAACCTGTGCCGGACATCCAGAGAGAACCACGCAAGAAATTTTGGACTCCGCATCGCAAGGAAGCAATGATCGGTTGGCTATTTCTAACGCCGGAAATTGTCGGCATGCTATTCCTTAATGTATTTGCTCTTGGATTTTCCCTATATTTGAGTTTATCGAAATGGGATTTATTATCTGGAGTGAAGGGAATTGAATTTACCGGATTCGATAACTATGTAAAAATGTTCCATGATCCGACGATTATCCAAGCTGTTAAGAACAATGTTATCTATATGATACTGACCGTGCCGATTCCGATCGCAATTGCTTTGGTACTGGCAGTGCTCATTCATAACAGCGTTTTCTTCAAAGATTATTTCAAGGTAGCATTCTTCATTCCGTACATATCGTCGATTATCGCGGTAGCAGCGGTATGGAGCGCATTGTTCCACCCGTCTCTCGGTCCAATTAACCAATTCTTGATGGATATCGGTATTTCCAATCCACCCAAATGGCTGGTTGATCCAAAGACATCATTATTGTCGATCGCAATTATCAGTTCGTGGGCGAGCCTCGGTTATACCATTATTATCTACATGGCTGGTCTAACGAACATCTCCAATGAAATCTATGAAGCAGCGGAAATTGACGGAGCAGGACCTATGAAGAAATTCTTCGCCATCACGGTACCGATGCTGCGTCCAACAACCTTCTTCTTGTTGATTACGATGCTGATCGGCTCGTTCAAAGTGTTCGACGTCATCGCGTATCTGACCGAAGGTGGTCCGAACAACTCTTCTATGGTGCTCGTATACCGCATTTACGAGGAAGGCTTCAAATATCATAACATGGGCTACGCTTCCGCCATTTCCTGGCTGCTGTTCGCTATTATCGGCATAATTACAGCACTGACCTGGAAAATGAGAAATGAAGACTAG
- a CDS encoding response regulator transcription factor codes for MYRVMLIDDDVPMLKVLQQMIDWEANNLQIVGTTYSSVKAMHMFEEVQPDIVITDIGLPQKNGIELADSFTSIKPDVRVIFLTCHEDFNYAQQAIKLKADDYLIKDQLTADQLQKSLEKSVTILKSRSGLIRWKTSNYNSQLFRQDLLKRVIDRAPSEMTMAYASQIGVSWNYPWFMLGIVNVQFANFDTRYKQSEYQLILYAIYNIALELSESFEGVTPILEKDNIAILYNFRMNLAQNATLHFSNFLQQLRSKCVNYLKIQPSIVSVSDKMELDSVGPAYQQILQGKLEFYETADYTITDISQSAAPIFQQAPQGFLNSCVSQLEQAVIKQDLDGIHSILLEIARNARESMIEPSDFAKELSFMLRGIELMFSNLKFEEDLFKYLTLSRTLSDSMELIERKLVQITESRDKQGTSTTQEPKLQVIQQYIEQHLADNITSIDMARYLYLNPSYFSRYFKRMTGLTFTDYVHQYKMKLATKMLKMSNQNLESMAIGLGYSDRTYFSKVFKKYVGTTPSEYKAKHTARK; via the coding sequence ATGTATAGAGTCATGCTTATCGACGATGATGTTCCCATGCTTAAAGTGCTGCAGCAGATGATCGACTGGGAAGCGAACAATCTGCAGATTGTCGGGACGACCTATTCAAGCGTGAAGGCCATGCATATGTTTGAAGAGGTTCAGCCTGATATTGTAATTACAGATATTGGCCTGCCGCAGAAGAACGGAATTGAGCTGGCCGACAGCTTTACCTCGATCAAGCCGGATGTACGGGTGATCTTCCTGACCTGTCATGAAGATTTCAATTATGCTCAGCAGGCGATTAAGCTTAAGGCGGATGACTATCTGATCAAGGATCAACTGACAGCGGATCAACTGCAGAAGAGCTTGGAGAAATCCGTTACGATCTTGAAGTCTAGAAGCGGTCTGATTCGCTGGAAGACTTCTAATTATAACAGCCAGCTATTCCGTCAGGATTTACTGAAGAGGGTCATTGACCGGGCACCGTCTGAGATGACGATGGCGTATGCTTCACAAATCGGAGTCTCCTGGAATTATCCGTGGTTCATGCTGGGGATCGTGAATGTACAATTTGCCAACTTCGATACGCGATATAAACAGAGTGAATATCAGCTTATTCTGTACGCGATATACAATATTGCACTGGAACTGTCCGAATCCTTTGAAGGAGTTACACCGATTCTTGAAAAAGACAATATCGCGATTTTGTACAATTTCCGGATGAATTTAGCTCAGAATGCCACACTGCATTTTAGCAATTTCCTACAGCAGCTGCGTTCCAAGTGTGTAAACTATCTTAAGATTCAGCCTAGTATTGTATCTGTATCAGATAAAATGGAGCTGGATTCTGTGGGGCCGGCCTATCAGCAAATATTGCAAGGTAAATTGGAGTTCTATGAAACAGCCGATTATACGATTACAGATATTTCCCAGAGTGCTGCCCCGATCTTCCAGCAGGCCCCACAAGGGTTCCTGAATAGCTGCGTGTCGCAGCTGGAGCAGGCGGTAATCAAGCAAGATCTGGACGGTATCCACAGTATTCTGCTGGAGATCGCCAGAAATGCGCGGGAATCGATGATCGAACCGAGTGATTTTGCGAAGGAGCTTTCTTTTATGTTGCGGGGTATTGAGCTGATGTTCTCTAATTTGAAGTTTGAAGAGGATCTGTTCAAATATCTAACCTTATCTCGTACACTAAGCGATTCCATGGAGCTGATTGAGCGGAAGCTCGTCCAGATTACGGAGAGCAGGGACAAGCAGGGAACAAGTACGACTCAGGAGCCGAAGCTGCAGGTCATTCAGCAATATATTGAGCAGCATCTCGCTGACAATATCACTTCGATCGATATGGCGCGTTATCTGTACTTGAATCCGAGCTATTTCTCTCGTTATTTCAAGCGGATGACCGGGCTGACTTTTACCGATTATGTGCATCAGTACAAGATGAAGCTGGCGACAAAGATGCTGAAGATGTCCAATCAAAATCTAGAATCGATGGCCATCGGCCTGGGATATTCGGACAGAACCTATTTCTCTAAAGTATTTAAGAAATACGTAGGCACAACGCCAAGCGAATATAAAGCCAAGCATACGGCGCGTAAATAA
- a CDS encoding cache domain-containing sensor histidine kinase gives MFKLTYYRRIQLSFLVLIFIPLIVVSTVSFLLIRGSMVEKLQLSNENFLNVMTDEMNKTVDDVTFASHFIVNDANVRANLKSFADTKRINNYNEYVLFTQIQDLFNLINTKPLNNNIRMYLVNRQHFVISSGTENLTGVNASVTQLMKRVDLNEPEKLQWLGMADSGLGNRSYYIARVIYDSREKQYVSVLLVSIAESYFSKLLSPVEFGKVALFDSSGELISGNPELSLDNTEPNHNVRTFRDISKSSWKLVYEASEKEWSGQISRTFYTGLIVVILLFLVFLMTSMVIAKRLHSPIHKLQRVVRQFGLGNLDVRLEVKGRDDIAELGHTLNTMLDQLQQLIHDIEQEQEQKRVMELEALFMQIRPHFLINTLNSIKCSLILQQDKLHSGIIDSLMSLLRAYLKVNEPTTLEEECKLLAHYVDIMKIRSEIPLKLEIDLEPKTKELIVPKLILQPLVENAIVHGFVDHPSPTIRVSSRYDAGGVMIEIEDNGSGIEEETLGMLNRRLMFDDEEDGSYQRVGLINVVQRLRLTFGEEATMTISNLQQGGTSVSLYLPLGIHHVFLSGGNE, from the coding sequence ATGTTCAAACTAACATACTATAGACGTATTCAGCTGTCATTCCTAGTTCTTATCTTCATTCCGCTGATTGTCGTCTCGACCGTCTCATTCCTATTAATTCGCGGTTCGATGGTCGAGAAGCTTCAGCTCAGCAATGAGAATTTCCTGAACGTAATGACCGACGAGATGAACAAGACGGTTGATGACGTCACGTTTGCATCCCATTTTATTGTAAACGATGCCAATGTACGAGCCAATTTGAAGTCTTTTGCCGATACGAAGCGAATCAATAATTACAATGAGTATGTGCTGTTTACACAAATTCAGGATTTATTCAACCTAATCAACACGAAGCCGCTGAACAACAATATTCGCATGTACCTCGTTAACCGTCAGCACTTTGTCATTTCTTCCGGAACGGAGAACTTGACGGGGGTGAATGCCAGTGTAACCCAGTTGATGAAGCGAGTGGATTTGAATGAGCCGGAGAAGCTGCAGTGGCTTGGTATGGCTGACAGTGGTCTCGGCAACAGAAGCTACTATATTGCCAGAGTCATCTATGACAGCCGGGAGAAGCAGTACGTGTCCGTTCTGCTCGTCTCGATTGCGGAATCCTATTTTAGCAAGTTATTAAGTCCTGTGGAGTTCGGTAAGGTCGCGTTGTTCGATTCTTCGGGCGAGTTGATCTCCGGGAATCCGGAATTGTCATTGGATAATACAGAACCTAATCACAATGTGCGAACGTTCCGTGACATCTCTAAGTCAAGCTGGAAGCTTGTCTATGAGGCGTCGGAGAAAGAATGGTCTGGTCAGATTTCTCGTACGTTCTATACCGGACTTATCGTCGTTATTCTGCTGTTCCTGGTCTTCTTGATGACTTCCATGGTGATCGCCAAGAGGCTGCATAGTCCGATCCATAAGCTGCAGCGAGTAGTTCGTCAATTTGGTCTTGGTAATCTAGATGTGCGGCTGGAGGTCAAGGGCAGGGATGATATCGCCGAGCTAGGCCATACGTTGAACACAATGCTAGATCAACTGCAGCAGCTGATTCATGATATCGAGCAGGAACAAGAGCAAAAGCGGGTCATGGAATTGGAAGCGCTGTTTATGCAGATTCGCCCTCATTTTCTAATCAATACGCTCAATTCGATTAAATGCAGTCTCATATTACAGCAGGACAAGCTGCATAGTGGAATTATTGATTCCCTCATGAGTCTTCTGCGAGCATATCTAAAAGTGAACGAACCGACCACGCTGGAAGAAGAATGCAAGCTGCTCGCTCACTATGTAGACATTATGAAGATACGCAGTGAAATCCCGTTGAAGCTTGAGATTGATCTGGAGCCTAAGACGAAAGAACTGATCGTACCTAAGCTTATTCTGCAGCCGTTGGTAGAGAATGCGATTGTGCATGGATTTGTGGATCATCCTTCGCCAACGATCAGAGTTAGCTCACGGTATGACGCAGGCGGAGTTATGATTGAGATTGAGGATAATGGAAGCGGTATAGAAGAAGAGACGTTAGGGATGCTTAACCGCAGACTCATGTTCGATGACGAAGAGGACGGTTCTTATCAGAGAGTCGGATTGATCAATGTCGTTCAGAGATTGAGATTGACCTTTGGAGAAGAAGCTACAATGACGATCAGCAACCTCCAGCAGGGAGGTACTTCGGTTTCTCTGTATTTGCCTCTGGGGATACACCATGTTTTTCTATCTGGGGGGAATGAATAA
- a CDS encoding alginate lyase family protein: MNVNGTEASYQDKVYSVFSLLQLEKPELADVAEAVKQNHYEDALQALHRYYLERHLPGNRWSQEETAQITNYVKENWVDEVAMVMKTADEVVNQTFLFQFPWDMERTQVPVTFDEAIDWNYIPDVDPEWAYMLNRHRYWIALGQAYAMTGDDKYAAALCRQLEDWIDRNPVPNEPTSDTLNWRTIEAGLRGSNWIKALRYVWDSPQFTPALLAKVLISLSEHARYLADAFTSWKHISNWGVLETNGLLPIALTFPELKGSEQWCSLGEERLGETARIQVMADGIHWEQSPTYHHEVMCCYLDCLYFAERHGIKLDEEFRGKVHEMAMASLYWANPSHRQPMFGDSDDNDVRSLLTYAAALFKDETLRFGANQQMDYDSAWLLGMEAVRSYESLNPVEPAEMSHAFLHSGHYVMRSGWSEQDLYMYFHCGPQGGGHGHADMLHIDLHAYGKEFLTDLGRYNYSDHTPVRQALKESAAHNTTTVDDIGFTEIADTWMFHRIASPLGCKWISRPDYDYVEGSHDGYLHLDDPVLVNRRIIFIKPHYWLLVDRFQSKGEHQFKQHFHFGSGVIGLEKGSLICRTQNDEEANLLMLPIQSEGLHAEVSEGVISREYNLLESNHQVTYSRSGRGMASMMQLLYPLRPGESVAPQVSKIPVFRHTGEQVDDAQAEACRIVHPELDSEHILVISHKVPSGHYDSYVVDGVQIFGEVVLITGSADKRKITVIN; encoded by the coding sequence ATGAACGTTAACGGTACGGAAGCGAGTTATCAGGACAAAGTATATTCGGTCTTTTCGCTGCTTCAACTGGAGAAGCCAGAATTAGCTGATGTAGCTGAAGCGGTTAAGCAGAATCACTATGAAGATGCCCTGCAAGCCTTGCATCGTTATTATCTGGAGCGTCATCTACCAGGGAACCGATGGTCACAAGAGGAAACTGCTCAAATTACCAATTACGTCAAAGAGAACTGGGTGGATGAGGTCGCAATGGTGATGAAGACGGCGGATGAAGTCGTTAACCAGACATTCCTATTCCAGTTCCCATGGGATATGGAGCGGACTCAGGTTCCAGTTACATTCGATGAAGCAATTGACTGGAACTACATTCCTGATGTCGATCCGGAATGGGCGTACATGTTGAATCGGCATCGCTACTGGATCGCCCTGGGTCAGGCTTACGCCATGACCGGAGATGATAAATATGCGGCAGCGTTATGCCGCCAGCTTGAAGATTGGATCGATCGCAATCCAGTGCCGAACGAGCCTACCAGCGATACGCTTAACTGGCGTACGATTGAAGCTGGTCTGCGGGGCAGCAACTGGATTAAGGCGCTGCGTTATGTGTGGGATTCTCCGCAGTTCACGCCGGCCTTGCTCGCGAAAGTGCTGATCTCCTTATCGGAGCATGCTCGGTATTTAGCGGATGCATTTACAAGCTGGAAGCATATCAGCAATTGGGGCGTGCTGGAGACGAATGGCTTACTTCCGATTGCCTTAACCTTCCCTGAACTGAAGGGTTCCGAGCAGTGGTGCAGCTTGGGCGAAGAGCGCCTTGGAGAGACAGCACGTATTCAGGTTATGGCAGACGGAATTCATTGGGAGCAATCGCCGACCTATCATCATGAGGTGATGTGCTGCTACCTCGATTGTCTATATTTTGCCGAGCGACATGGAATTAAGCTGGACGAGGAATTCCGCGGCAAAGTGCACGAGATGGCTATGGCTTCCCTGTATTGGGCTAATCCTAGTCATAGGCAGCCTATGTTCGGCGACAGCGACGATAATGACGTTCGTTCGTTATTGACGTATGCAGCTGCGCTGTTTAAGGATGAGACTCTACGTTTCGGTGCTAATCAGCAGATGGACTATGATAGTGCATGGCTGCTTGGAATGGAAGCCGTCAGAAGCTATGAGAGCTTGAATCCTGTGGAGCCAGCGGAAATGTCTCATGCTTTTCTCCACTCCGGGCATTATGTAATGCGTTCAGGCTGGAGCGAGCAGGATTTGTATATGTACTTCCACTGTGGGCCGCAAGGCGGCGGACACGGGCATGCGGATATGCTGCATATTGACCTTCACGCCTACGGGAAGGAATTTCTAACGGATCTCGGCAGATACAATTACAGTGACCATACACCGGTTCGACAAGCGTTAAAAGAAAGCGCAGCCCACAACACGACGACAGTCGATGACATCGGCTTTACGGAAATTGCTGACACTTGGATGTTCCATCGCATTGCCAGTCCTCTAGGCTGCAAATGGATCAGTCGCCCTGATTACGACTATGTAGAAGGCAGCCATGATGGCTATCTGCATTTAGACGATCCAGTGTTGGTAAACCGGAGAATTATTTTTATCAAGCCGCATTACTGGCTGCTCGTTGACCGCTTCCAAAGTAAGGGAGAGCATCAGTTCAAGCAGCATTTCCACTTCGGATCGGGTGTCATCGGATTAGAGAAGGGTTCACTAATCTGTCGTACTCAAAATGACGAGGAAGCGAACCTGCTCATGCTCCCAATTCAGAGTGAAGGGCTTCATGCCGAAGTATCCGAAGGCGTCATTTCTCGCGAATATAATTTGTTGGAATCCAACCATCAAGTGACGTATTCACGGAGCGGGAGAGGAATGGCCTCAATGATGCAGCTACTCTACCCGCTGCGTCCTGGCGAATCGGTAGCCCCGCAAGTAAGCAAGATCCCAGTGTTCCGCCATACCGGTGAACAGGTAGATGATGCACAGGCCGAGGCTTGCCGGATTGTCCATCCTGAATTAGATAGTGAGCATATCCTAGTGATCAGTCATAAGGTACCCTCAGGTCATTACGATTCCTATGTGGTGGACGGGGTACAGATTTTCGGAGAGGTCGTACTTATTACGGGCTCTGCTGACAAGAGGAAGATTACGGTTATAAATTAA
- a CDS encoding glycoside hydrolase family 88 protein: MWNKAIEDAVGKVRANMERFGTRFPHISTDGVYQLNDNEDWTNGFWSGMLWLCYEYTGDESFREKAIETVKDFRRRFDAKIVLDHHDIGFLYSLSSKAQWIIEKDESARQLTLEAADHLLKRWRPAGGGYIQAWGREGDPKEAGRIIIDCLLNLPLLFWAEQQTGDPKYREVAITQAEKTRRYIVRGDDSSYHTFFFDPSTGEPIGGATHQGYTNGSTWTRGQAWGVYGFALAYRYTGDPLFLETSKRMARYFLAHLPEDHVAYWDFNAPIDKDTYRDSSASAIVAAGLQELLEHMDEQDPDREYFMQGLTDSLTSLVENYSTIGEEAEGLLNRGSYYVRGGLSPDDYMIWGDYYYLEALMRLEKGIKGYWYER; this comes from the coding sequence ATGTGGAATAAGGCGATTGAAGATGCGGTAGGTAAGGTTAGGGCAAATATGGAGCGGTTCGGAACGAGATTCCCGCATATTAGTACGGACGGCGTCTATCAGTTGAATGACAATGAGGATTGGACGAACGGATTCTGGAGCGGGATGCTGTGGCTGTGCTATGAGTATACAGGAGATGAGTCTTTCCGTGAGAAGGCGATCGAGACAGTAAAAGATTTCCGTCGCCGCTTTGATGCCAAGATCGTGCTGGATCATCATGATATCGGCTTTTTGTATTCTCTATCCTCGAAGGCACAGTGGATTATTGAGAAGGATGAAAGCGCTCGCCAATTGACACTGGAGGCAGCAGATCACCTCTTGAAGCGCTGGCGTCCAGCTGGAGGCGGCTACATCCAGGCGTGGGGACGCGAGGGAGATCCGAAGGAAGCAGGACGGATTATCATTGACTGCCTATTGAACCTGCCGCTTCTGTTCTGGGCGGAACAGCAGACCGGCGATCCGAAGTATCGTGAGGTCGCGATTACACAGGCTGAGAAGACGAGACGTTATATTGTGCGTGGAGACGATAGCTCCTATCACACCTTCTTCTTCGATCCAAGCACGGGTGAACCGATCGGCGGGGCTACACATCAGGGCTATACAAACGGTTCAACCTGGACACGTGGCCAGGCATGGGGTGTATATGGATTTGCACTTGCTTATCGTTATACAGGCGATCCGTTATTCCTGGAGACTTCAAAAAGAATGGCCCGTTATTTCCTTGCCCATTTACCTGAGGATCATGTAGCTTATTGGGACTTCAATGCTCCGATAGACAAAGACACCTATCGTGACAGCTCAGCTTCGGCTATCGTAGCGGCTGGTCTGCAGGAGCTATTGGAGCATATGGATGAGCAGGATCCGGATCGGGAGTACTTCATGCAAGGCTTGACCGATTCCTTGACCTCCCTGGTAGAGAATTACTCCACGATTGGAGAGGAAGCGGAAGGACTTCTGAACCGTGGTTCTTATTATGTACGTGGCGGACTGTCGCCGGATGATTATATGATCTGGGGCGATTACTACTATCTGGAAGCCTTAATGCGTCTTGAAAAAGGAATAAAGGGGTATTGGTATGAACGTTAA